One Verrucomicrobiia bacterium DNA window includes the following coding sequences:
- a CDS encoding AAA family ATPase, with translation MCHERGSGPMTPEEVQKRLQEFMRQSFPGSPLFGFSKPEEPAASGGDGGSEAPAEPALDLERFRLKPREVKAHLDRFVIRQDEAKKVLSVALCDHYNAVRQALGGKEQPNYTKQNVILLGPTGVGKTYLIRSIADLIGVPFVKADATKFSETGYVGGDVEDLVRDLVRRADGDIGRAQFGIIYIDEIDKIAAASNVSGRDVSGRGVQTNLLKLMEETEVPARGPNDIAGQFQAMMEMSRGGRKQPSTINTRHILFIVSGAFGGLEKIVEKRLREATIGFAAASRTTVPDQEILAQAETRDFVDFGFEPEFIGRLPVRVVCHALGVEDLYEILRSSEGSIVRQIEEAFGAYGIEVLFQEDGLRRISERAGEEKTGARGLMTVCERVFREMKFELPSTAVKRFAVSRDLVDDPKAALAALLAEQAREERATLGAIVHEFAERFGQSHGLTLRFTEAAALALVEEAHAASRPVRDLCAERFKDYQFGLKLIAQNSGQRTFELGEDAVRRPDQVLSEWVVASYRGKAGAETATGVSGPGTSEGGVTESGSESKDAKPGAAG, from the coding sequence ATGTGTCATGAGCGCGGTTCCGGTCCGATGACCCCCGAAGAGGTTCAGAAGCGGTTGCAGGAATTCATGCGGCAGAGCTTTCCGGGCTCGCCTCTGTTCGGGTTCAGCAAGCCTGAGGAACCTGCTGCGTCCGGAGGCGATGGCGGGAGCGAGGCGCCGGCGGAACCGGCGTTGGATTTGGAGCGGTTCCGGTTGAAGCCGCGGGAGGTGAAGGCGCACCTGGACCGGTTCGTGATCCGGCAGGACGAGGCGAAGAAGGTGTTGAGCGTGGCGTTGTGCGACCACTACAACGCGGTCCGGCAGGCGCTGGGCGGGAAGGAACAGCCGAACTACACCAAGCAGAACGTGATTCTGCTGGGGCCGACCGGGGTGGGGAAGACCTACCTGATCCGGAGCATTGCGGACTTGATCGGGGTGCCGTTTGTGAAGGCGGATGCGACCAAGTTTTCGGAGACCGGGTATGTGGGGGGCGACGTGGAGGACCTGGTGCGGGACCTGGTGCGGCGGGCGGATGGCGACATTGGGCGGGCGCAATTCGGGATCATCTACATTGACGAGATCGACAAGATTGCGGCGGCGAGCAACGTGAGCGGCCGGGACGTCAGCGGCCGGGGGGTTCAGACCAATCTGCTGAAGCTGATGGAGGAGACGGAGGTTCCGGCGCGGGGGCCGAACGACATTGCGGGGCAGTTTCAGGCGATGATGGAGATGTCGCGGGGAGGGCGGAAGCAGCCCTCGACGATCAATACGCGGCACATCCTGTTCATTGTGAGCGGGGCGTTCGGGGGATTGGAGAAGATCGTCGAGAAGCGGTTGCGCGAGGCGACCATCGGGTTTGCGGCGGCATCGCGGACGACGGTTCCGGACCAGGAGATTCTGGCGCAGGCGGAGACCCGGGACTTCGTGGATTTCGGGTTCGAGCCGGAGTTTATCGGGCGGTTGCCGGTGCGGGTGGTGTGCCATGCCCTGGGGGTCGAGGATTTGTACGAGATTCTGCGGTCGTCGGAGGGGAGCATTGTGCGGCAGATCGAGGAGGCGTTCGGGGCGTATGGCATCGAGGTGCTGTTCCAGGAGGACGGGTTGCGGCGGATCTCCGAGCGGGCGGGCGAGGAGAAGACCGGGGCGCGGGGATTGATGACGGTGTGCGAGCGGGTGTTCCGGGAGATGAAATTCGAACTGCCGTCGACGGCGGTGAAGCGGTTCGCCGTTTCCCGGGACCTGGTGGATGACCCCAAGGCGGCGCTGGCGGCGCTTCTGGCGGAGCAGGCGCGGGAGGAACGGGCGACACTGGGCGCGATCGTGCACGAGTTTGCCGAGCGGTTTGGGCAGTCGCACGGACTGACGCTGCGGTTCACCGAGGCGGCGGCGCTGGCCCTGGTCGAGGAGGCGCATGCGGCGTCGCGCCCGGTGCGGGATCTGTGCGCCGAGCGGTTCAAGGACTACCAGTTCGGCCTGAAGCTGATCGCGCAGAACTCGGGCCAGCGGACGTTTGAACTCGGCGAGGACGCGGTGCGACGTCCCGACCAGGTGCTCAGCGAGTGGGTGGTGGCCAGCTACCGGGGAAAGGCCGGCGCGGAGACGGCGACAGGGGTGTCAGGGCCCGGGACGTCCGAAGGCGGCGTGACGGAGTCGGGATCTGAATCGAAGGATGCGAAGCCGGGCGCCGCGGGGTAG
- a CDS encoding potassium transporter Kup, with product MMMKTDRTPGRQAGLALGALGVVYGDIGTSPLYAIRECFHGAHAQPVREDTVLGVLSAVIWTLILIVCVKYLGVVTRANNRGEGGIMALLALTLSRWPTGKSKTPLLVLGACGAALLIGEGMITPPISVLSALEGLEVATPELGPYVVPLTVAILLGIFTMQRVGTGRVGGWYGPITLVWFLTIAALGVRGILESPGVLQAFDPTHGVRFLVHQGWEAFFVLGAVFLTVTGVEALYADMGHFGIGPIRLAWFGLVFPALLLNYLGQGAWLLAHPEAAVNPFYSLVPSWGLYPLVGMATVASIVASQAMISGAFSITRQAMQLGFLPRLMVRHTSSTERGQVYVGAVNWLLMVVCVGLVVGFGSSNRLTAAYGIGVSLAILLTTLMLALAARHVWGWPAWCAWLMAGAFLGLELVFLGANSLKFETGGWFPILAATMMYLVMATWFRGRKAVQKELFSGALPLGMFLAEMGRKTPLRVPGTAVFMTSNPEGTPGALLHNLKHNKVLHERVILLRFAVGDAPLVDPEDRVQIEELSLGFYRVTAFFGFMESPDLPQVLAACDEEGLELDPMKTTFFLGRETILATRKSGMAPWRKRIFALMSRNAQQATTYFQIPPNRVVELGMQVEI from the coding sequence ATGATGATGAAGACCGATCGAACTCCGGGGCGCCAGGCGGGACTGGCGCTGGGGGCCCTGGGTGTGGTGTACGGCGACATCGGGACGAGCCCGCTTTACGCGATCCGGGAGTGTTTTCACGGGGCGCACGCGCAACCGGTGCGGGAGGACACGGTGCTGGGGGTGCTGTCGGCGGTGATCTGGACGCTGATCCTGATTGTCTGCGTGAAGTATCTGGGGGTGGTGACGCGGGCGAACAACCGGGGGGAGGGGGGGATCATGGCGCTGCTGGCGTTGACGTTGAGCCGGTGGCCGACGGGGAAATCGAAGACGCCGCTGCTGGTCCTGGGGGCGTGCGGGGCGGCGCTGCTGATCGGGGAGGGCATGATCACGCCGCCGATCTCGGTGTTGAGCGCGCTGGAGGGGTTGGAGGTGGCGACGCCGGAACTGGGGCCGTACGTGGTGCCGCTCACGGTGGCCATTCTGCTGGGGATTTTCACGATGCAACGGGTGGGGACGGGGCGGGTGGGGGGATGGTACGGACCGATCACGCTGGTGTGGTTTCTGACCATTGCGGCGCTGGGAGTGCGGGGGATCCTGGAGTCGCCCGGAGTGCTGCAGGCATTCGATCCGACGCACGGGGTGCGATTCCTGGTCCACCAGGGGTGGGAGGCGTTCTTCGTGCTGGGGGCTGTCTTCCTGACGGTGACCGGGGTGGAGGCGTTGTACGCGGACATGGGGCATTTCGGGATCGGGCCGATCCGGCTGGCGTGGTTCGGGCTGGTGTTTCCGGCGCTGCTCCTGAATTACCTGGGACAGGGGGCGTGGCTGCTGGCGCACCCGGAGGCGGCGGTGAATCCGTTTTACAGTCTGGTGCCGTCGTGGGGGTTGTACCCGCTGGTGGGGATGGCGACGGTGGCAAGCATTGTGGCGTCGCAGGCGATGATATCGGGGGCCTTTTCGATCACGCGGCAGGCGATGCAGCTGGGGTTTCTGCCGCGATTGATGGTGCGGCACACGTCCTCGACGGAACGCGGTCAGGTGTATGTGGGGGCGGTGAACTGGCTGCTGATGGTGGTGTGTGTGGGTCTGGTGGTGGGTTTTGGATCGTCGAACCGGCTGACGGCGGCGTACGGGATCGGGGTCTCGCTGGCGATCTTGCTGACGACCTTGATGCTGGCCTTGGCGGCGCGGCATGTGTGGGGCTGGCCGGCCTGGTGTGCGTGGCTGATGGCCGGGGCGTTTCTGGGGTTGGAACTGGTGTTTCTGGGGGCCAATTCGCTGAAGTTCGAGACGGGAGGGTGGTTTCCGATTCTGGCGGCGACGATGATGTACCTGGTGATGGCGACGTGGTTCCGGGGAAGGAAGGCGGTTCAGAAGGAGTTGTTCAGCGGGGCGCTGCCGCTGGGGATGTTTCTGGCGGAGATGGGGCGGAAGACGCCGTTGCGGGTGCCTGGAACGGCGGTGTTCATGACCAGCAATCCGGAAGGGACGCCCGGGGCGTTGCTGCACAATCTCAAGCACAACAAGGTGCTGCACGAGCGGGTGATTCTGCTGCGGTTTGCGGTGGGGGATGCCCCGCTGGTCGATCCGGAGGACCGGGTGCAGATCGAGGAGCTGTCGCTGGGGTTCTACCGGGTGACGGCGTTTTTCGGGTTCATGGAATCGCCGGATCTGCCGCAGGTACTGGCGGCATGCGACGAGGAGGGGTTGGAACTGGACCCGATGAAGACGACGTTCTTTCTGGGGCGGGAGACGATCCTGGCGACGCGGAAGTCGGGGATGGCGCCGTGGCGGAAGCGGATTTTCGCCCTGATGTCGAGGAATGCGCAGCAGGCGACCACGTACTTTCAGATTCCGCCCAACCGGGTGGTCGAGTTGGGGATGCAGGTGGAGATCTGA
- the acs gene encoding acetate--CoA ligase has product MPKKTPAPSVGITSVLQEARVFPPNPAFSSSAHIKSLTAYRKLYRESIQSPDKFWGRTAREELVWFTPFKKVLQWREPVAKWFTGGRLNLAANCLDRWLDTPVANKAAIIWEGEPASDGRPGEERTLTYRQLHREVCRFANVLKRHGVTKGDRVLIYLPMVPEAAIAMLACARIGAVHSVVFGGFSAHSVADRISDSGAKLVITADGGYRRGAIVQLKKNVDDALALEDADGQRPAAGAQTVIVLRRCYNDIHMQEGRDFWWHRELEYVTPDCPPAKLDSEAPLFILYTSGSTGKPKGIFHTTAGYLLGAKLTTRLVFDLRPEDVYWCTADVGWVTGHSYVVFGPLANGATTLMYEGAPNWPEPDRFWRIVEKYGVTILYTAPTAIRAFMKWGDQWPAKHNLSSLRLLGTVGEPINPEAWIWYHTVIGGKRCPIVDTWWQTETGAIMISPLPGATPTKPGSATLPFFGIQPEVVDDQGRAVPRNAGGKLVIRKPWPSMLRGVWGDPERFRQTYWSEVPHSYFTGDGCRQDEDGYFWIVGRIDDVLNVAGHRIGTAEVESALVSHPSVAEAAVVGRPDELKGQALVAFVTLKTGIPAKHELREELRQHVAQEIGPVAKPDDIRFAEALPKTRSGKIMRRFLKQVASGVEIKGDTTTLEDLSVVARLAQEPE; this is encoded by the coding sequence ATGCCCAAGAAAACTCCCGCCCCTTCCGTCGGCATCACCTCCGTCCTCCAGGAGGCCCGCGTCTTCCCCCCCAACCCCGCTTTCTCCTCCAGCGCCCACATCAAGTCCCTCACCGCCTACCGCAAGCTCTACCGCGAATCCATCCAGTCCCCCGACAAGTTCTGGGGCCGCACCGCCCGCGAGGAACTGGTCTGGTTCACCCCCTTCAAGAAGGTCCTCCAATGGAGGGAACCGGTCGCCAAATGGTTCACCGGCGGACGCCTCAACCTCGCCGCCAACTGCCTCGACCGCTGGCTCGACACCCCCGTCGCCAATAAGGCCGCCATCATCTGGGAAGGTGAACCCGCCTCCGACGGTCGCCCCGGCGAGGAACGCACCCTCACCTACCGCCAGCTCCATCGCGAGGTCTGCCGCTTCGCCAATGTCCTCAAACGCCACGGCGTCACCAAGGGCGACCGCGTCCTCATCTACCTCCCCATGGTCCCCGAGGCCGCCATCGCCATGCTCGCCTGCGCCCGCATCGGCGCCGTCCACTCCGTCGTCTTCGGCGGCTTCTCCGCCCATTCCGTCGCCGATCGCATCTCCGATTCCGGCGCCAAACTCGTCATCACCGCCGATGGCGGCTACCGCCGCGGCGCCATCGTCCAGCTCAAGAAAAACGTCGATGACGCCCTCGCCCTCGAGGACGCCGATGGCCAGCGCCCCGCCGCAGGCGCCCAGACCGTCATCGTCCTCCGCCGCTGCTACAACGACATCCACATGCAGGAAGGGCGCGACTTCTGGTGGCATCGCGAACTCGAATACGTCACCCCCGATTGTCCCCCCGCCAAACTCGACAGCGAAGCCCCCCTCTTCATCCTCTACACCAGCGGGTCCACCGGCAAACCCAAGGGCATCTTCCACACCACTGCCGGCTACCTCCTCGGCGCCAAACTCACCACCCGCCTCGTCTTCGATCTCCGCCCCGAGGACGTCTACTGGTGCACCGCCGACGTCGGCTGGGTCACCGGCCACAGCTACGTCGTCTTCGGCCCCCTCGCCAATGGCGCCACCACCCTCATGTACGAGGGCGCCCCCAACTGGCCCGAACCCGACCGCTTCTGGCGCATCGTCGAGAAATACGGCGTCACCATCCTCTACACCGCCCCCACCGCCATTCGCGCCTTCATGAAATGGGGCGACCAGTGGCCCGCCAAACACAACCTCTCCTCCCTCCGCCTCCTGGGCACCGTCGGCGAACCCATCAATCCCGAGGCCTGGATCTGGTACCACACCGTCATCGGCGGCAAACGCTGCCCCATCGTGGATACCTGGTGGCAGACCGAGACCGGCGCCATCATGATCTCCCCCCTCCCCGGCGCCACCCCCACCAAACCCGGCTCCGCCACCCTCCCCTTCTTCGGCATCCAACCCGAGGTCGTGGACGACCAGGGCCGCGCCGTGCCCCGCAACGCCGGCGGCAAACTCGTCATCCGCAAACCCTGGCCATCCATGCTCCGCGGCGTCTGGGGCGATCCCGAACGCTTCCGCCAAACCTACTGGTCCGAAGTCCCCCACAGCTACTTCACCGGCGACGGCTGCCGCCAGGACGAGGACGGCTACTTCTGGATCGTCGGCCGCATCGACGACGTCCTCAACGTCGCCGGCCATCGCATCGGCACCGCCGAGGTGGAAAGCGCCCTCGTCTCCCATCCCTCCGTCGCCGAAGCCGCTGTCGTCGGGCGCCCCGACGAACTCAAAGGCCAGGCCCTCGTCGCCTTCGTCACCCTCAAGACCGGCATTCCCGCCAAACACGAACTGCGCGAGGAACTTCGCCAGCACGTCGCCCAGGAAATCGGACCCGTCGCCAAACCCGACGACATCCGCTTCGCCGAGGCCCTCCCAAAAACCCGCTCCGGAAAGATCATGCGCCGCTTCCTCAAGCAGGTCGCCTCCGGCGTCGAGATCAAGGGAGATACCACGACCCTCGAGGATCTCTCGGTTGTCGCCCGCCTCGCCCAGGAACCGGAGTAG
- a CDS encoding PTS sugar transporter subunit IIA, with protein sequence MHLADILSPSQIIPEMRASDRWEAIDELVDQLVTAGRIAPEHRQDIAAVVKKREQSMSTGIGFGVGIPHAVSDLISEVVGVLGRSSQGMQFEALDNQPVKLVILFLVPQGQFQKHLHTLSNIAKNLHNADFRSALAKAPDAETVYRVIASIRPAK encoded by the coding sequence ATGCACCTGGCGGACATCCTATCCCCTTCCCAGATCATCCCCGAAATGCGGGCCAGCGATCGCTGGGAGGCGATCGACGAATTGGTGGACCAACTCGTCACCGCCGGCCGCATCGCCCCCGAACACCGCCAGGACATCGCCGCGGTCGTCAAGAAGCGCGAGCAGTCCATGAGCACCGGCATCGGGTTCGGCGTCGGTATTCCCCATGCCGTCTCCGACCTCATCTCCGAAGTCGTGGGCGTCCTCGGCCGCTCCTCCCAGGGCATGCAGTTCGAGGCCCTCGACAATCAACCGGTCAAACTGGTCATCCTCTTCCTCGTCCCCCAGGGCCAGTTCCAGAAACATCTCCATACCCTCTCGAACATCGCCAAGAACCTTCATAACGCCGACTTCCGTTCCGCCCTCGCCAAGGCTCCCGATGCCGAAACGGTGTACCGCGTGATCGCCTCGATCCGCCCGGCAAAGTGA